A region of Ictidomys tridecemlineatus isolate mIctTri1 chromosome 4, mIctTri1.hap1, whole genome shotgun sequence DNA encodes the following proteins:
- the Entpd8 gene encoding ectonucleoside triphosphate diphosphohydrolase 8 isoform X4 has protein sequence MLGADSLHPITTPGPGRCRQGVEDSRCARGRPVAPRYTASFTCFYKVTASPDASPIAAMALSWKERVFMALLGTATASGLTVLVLILVEATNILLPADTKFGIVFDAGSSHTSLFVYQWPADKEKDTGLVSQALACQVEGPGISSYTSDPTQAGESLKGCLEEALALIPENQYRGTPLFLGATAGMRLLSQKNSSQAGDILAAVSGVLGQSPLDFWGAEILAGQDEGAFAWITINYVLGRLLKYSSGEWIQPAEGTLVGALDLGGASTQISFLPRGPILDESTRATFRLYGADYSIYTHSYLCFGRDQMLNRLLAALVQSRPGALLRHPCYLSGFQTTLPLASLYESPCVHMAAQLDLTQNLTVEGTGNPGACLAAIRELFNFSSCQGPEDCAFNGVYQPPVQGQFYAFSNFYYTFHFLNLTSRQPLRTVNATIWEFCQRPWRLVGGRQLPGAGALAAGLLRFQPVHPHAAGGLWVQGGDLGQHRVSEAGWWH, from the exons ATGCTGGGGGCAGACTCGCTCCACCCCATTACCACGCCAGGGCCAGGCCGGTGTAGACAAGGGGTGGAGGACAGCAGGTGTGCAAGAGGACGGCCAGTTGCACCCAGGTACACTGCTTCCTTCACCTGCTTCTACAAGGTGACTGCCAGCCCAG ACGCCAGCCCCATAGCTGCCATGGCGCTGTCCTGGAAGGAGCGAGTTTTCATGGCTCTGCTGGGGACCGCAACAGCCTCAGGCCTCACGGTGCTGGTCCTCATCCTGGTGGAGGCCACCAACATCCTGCTGCCCGCAGACACAAAG TTTGGGATTGTGTTCGACGCCGGCTCTTCCCACACCTCTCTCTTTGTGTACCAGTGGCCAGCAGACAAGGAGAAGGACACGGGTTTGGTCAGCCAGGCCCTGGCTTGCCAGGTGGAAG GGCCTGGAATCTCCTCCTACACCTCTGACCCCACACAGGCTGGCGAGAGCCTGAagggctgcctggaggaggcGCTGGCACTAATCCCAGAGAACCAGTACCGGGGAACACCCCTGTTCCTGGGGGCCACGGCCGGCATGAGGCTGCTCAG CCAGAAGAACAGCTCGCAGGCAGGGGACATCCTTGCAGCGGTGTCTGGGGTCCTGGGCCAGTCTCCTCTGGACTTCTGGGGTGCTGAGATCCTGGCTGGCCAGGATGAAGGTGCTTTTGCTTGGATCACCATCAACTATGTCCTGGGCAGGCTGCTCAAG TACTCCTCTGGAGAGTGGATCCAGCCTGCAGAAGGGACGCTGGTGGGTGCCCTGGACTTGGGGGGAGCCTCCACCCAGATCAGCTTCCTGCCCCGCGGCCCCATCCTGGACGAGAGCACCCGAGCGACCTTCCGTTTGTACGGAGCCGACTACAGCATCTACACTCACAGCTACCTCTGCTTTGGGCGGGACCAGATGCTCAACAGGCTGCTGGCTGCGCTGGTGCAG AGCCGCCCCGGGGCCCTCCTGCGTCACCCATGCTACCTCAGCGGTTTCCAGACCACGCTGCCCTTGGCCTCCCTCTATGAGTCGCCCTGTGTCCACATGGCAGCCCAGCTGGACCTCACCCAGAACCTCACTGTTGAGGGCACAGGCAACCCCGGGGCCTGCCTGGCTGCCATCCGGGAGCTCTTCAACTTCTCCAGCTGCCAGGGCCCAGAAGACTGTGCCTTCAACGGGGTCTACCAGCCCCCAGTGCAGGGCCAGTTCTAC GCCTTCTCCAACTTCTACTACACCTTCCACTTCCTGAACCTCACCTCCAGGCAGCCACTCCGCACTGTGAACGCCACCATCTGGGAGTTCTGCCAGAGGCCCTGGAGGCTGGTGG GTGGAAGACAGCTACCCGGGGCAGGAGCGCTGGCTGCAGGACTACTGCGCTTCCAGCCTGTACATCCTCACGCTGCTGGAGGCCTTTGGGTTCAGGGAGGAGACCTGGGCCAACATCGAGTTTCAGAAGCAG GCTGGTGGCACTGA
- the Noxa1 gene encoding NADPH oxidase activator 1 isoform X3, translated as MRSLGDQVRDWHLGAQAVARGDWSSALRLFSGISEQPARILFNVGCVHLLAGDPEAALQAFDQAVTKDPCMAVGFLQRGVANFQLERFQGALSDFQLALAQLRGNTVIDYTQLGLRFRLQAWEVLFNVASAQCQLGLWTQAADTLVEAISKWPERAQDGLDTALNQVQVVVSAIPSDQHSGLQPQQGWRADNKAGLETAPWARGLDRQRAGAHRSPDPAETEVASDQAPQAELFVPGISREPAREPGGHQVEPSGKKTPAPTGPPISGGPGPNACEDPLGAGGADAEGPESSVTVTVQCAFTVALKAPRGADLSHLRALLAQALPHQAQQGQFSYRAPNDAAPWTPLPGEEQLQSAWRDAALGPRGLQLQCRGAGGRPVLRQVVAQHDYLAQEPEDLDLRRGDVVDVLCEGSRAQPFPGTVGAAQAQGAAGLSVTHVSHSGRGVAGGSPGWPHWHFPQVLRGGRQHL; from the exons ATGCGTTCGCTTGGGGACCAGGTGCGCGACTGGCACCTGGGCGCACAGGCTGTGGCGCGCGGGGACTGGAGCAGTGCGCTGCGCCTCTTCTCGGGCATCTCAGAGCAGCCCGCTAGGATTCTCTTCAACGTGGGCTGCGTGCATCTGCTGGCTGGGGACCCCGAGGCCGCGCTGCAG GCATTTGACCAAGCAGTGACGAAGGACCCCTGCATGGCTGTTGGGTTTCTCCAGCGAGGAGTGGCCAACTTCCAGCTGGAGAG GTTCCAGGGGGCCCTGTCCGACTTTCAGCTGGCCCTGGCACAGCTGAGGGGCAACACTGTCATCGACTACACACAGCTGGGCCTGCGCTTCAGGCTGCAGGCTTGGGAG GTGCTGTTCAATGTGGCATCTGCACAGTGCCAACTAGGGCTGTGGACCCAGGCTGCTGACACCCTGGTGGAGGCCATCTCCAAGTGGCCAGAGAGGGCCCAGGACGGCCTGGACACCGCTTTGAACCAAGTGCAG GTGGTAGTGTCTGCCATCCCCAGTGACCAACACTCAGGTCTCCAGCCTCAGCAG GGATGGAGAGCTGACAACAAAGCTGGTCTGGAGACTGCACCATG GGCCCGAGGCTTAGACCGCCAGAGAGCTGGCGCCCACCGCAGTCCTGACCCTGCAGAGACGGAGGTGGCTTCGGACCAGGCGCCGCAGGCTGAGCTCTTCGTGCCAGGCATCAGCCGCGAGCCAGCGCGTGAGCCCGGG GGGCACCAGGTGGAGCCAAGTGGCAAGAAGACACCTGCACCCACAG GGCCACCAATATCTGGGGGGCCTGGTCCCAACGCCTGTGAGGACCCCTTGGGTGCTGGG GGAGCAGATGCAGAAGGCCCTGAATCCTCTGTGACTGTCACCGTGCAGTGTGCCTTCACAGTGGCCCTGAAGGCCCCAAGAGGAGCTGATCTGTCCCACCTGCGGGCACTGCTGGCTCAGGCCCTCCCGCACCAGGCCCAGCAGGGGCAGTTCAG TTACCGAGCCCCCAACGATGCTGCACCCTGGACCCCCCTCCCTGGGGAGGAGCAGCTGCAGAGTGCCTGGAGGGACGCGGCCCTGGGGCCCCGAGGGCTGCAGCTCCAGTGCCGG GGGGCTGGGGGCCGTCCGGTCCTCCGCCAGGTGGTGGCCCAGCATGACTACCTGGCCCAGGAGCCAGAGGACCTGGACCTTCGTCGCGGGGATGTGGTGGATGTCCTGTGTGAAGGTAGTCGGGCACAGCCCTTCCCTGGCACTGTGGGGGCTGCCCAGGCACAGGGTGCTGCTGGGCTGAGTGTTACCCACGTGTCTCACAGTGGACGAGGCGTGGCTGGAGGGTCACCTGGATGGCCGCATTGGCATTTTCCCCAAGTGCTTCGTGGTGGCAGACAGCACCTGTGA
- the Entpd8 gene encoding ectonucleoside triphosphate diphosphohydrolase 8 isoform X2, which yields MLGADSLHPITTPGPGRCRQGVEDSRCARGRPVAPRYTASFTCFYKVTASPDASPIAAMALSWKERVFMALLGTATASGLTVLVLILVEATNILLPADTKFGIVFDAGSSHTSLFVYQWPADKEKDTGLVSQALACQVEGPGISSYTSDPTQAGESLKGCLEEALALIPENQYRGTPLFLGATAGMRLLSQKNSSQAGDILAAVSGVLGQSPLDFWGAEILAGQDEGAFAWITINYVLGRLLKYSSGEWIQPAEGTLVGALDLGGASTQISFLPRGPILDESTRATFRLYGADYSIYTHSYLCFGRDQMLNRLLAALVQSRPGALLRHPCYLSGFQTTLPLASLYESPCVHMAAQLDLTQNLTVEGTGNPGACLAAIRELFNFSSCQGPEDCAFNGVYQPPVQGQFYAFSNFYYTFHFLNLTSRQPLRTVNATIWEFCQRPWRLPLALGPGGRQLPGAGALAAGLLRFQPVHPHAAGGLWVQGGDLGQHRVSEAGWWH from the exons ATGCTGGGGGCAGACTCGCTCCACCCCATTACCACGCCAGGGCCAGGCCGGTGTAGACAAGGGGTGGAGGACAGCAGGTGTGCAAGAGGACGGCCAGTTGCACCCAGGTACACTGCTTCCTTCACCTGCTTCTACAAGGTGACTGCCAGCCCAG ACGCCAGCCCCATAGCTGCCATGGCGCTGTCCTGGAAGGAGCGAGTTTTCATGGCTCTGCTGGGGACCGCAACAGCCTCAGGCCTCACGGTGCTGGTCCTCATCCTGGTGGAGGCCACCAACATCCTGCTGCCCGCAGACACAAAG TTTGGGATTGTGTTCGACGCCGGCTCTTCCCACACCTCTCTCTTTGTGTACCAGTGGCCAGCAGACAAGGAGAAGGACACGGGTTTGGTCAGCCAGGCCCTGGCTTGCCAGGTGGAAG GGCCTGGAATCTCCTCCTACACCTCTGACCCCACACAGGCTGGCGAGAGCCTGAagggctgcctggaggaggcGCTGGCACTAATCCCAGAGAACCAGTACCGGGGAACACCCCTGTTCCTGGGGGCCACGGCCGGCATGAGGCTGCTCAG CCAGAAGAACAGCTCGCAGGCAGGGGACATCCTTGCAGCGGTGTCTGGGGTCCTGGGCCAGTCTCCTCTGGACTTCTGGGGTGCTGAGATCCTGGCTGGCCAGGATGAAGGTGCTTTTGCTTGGATCACCATCAACTATGTCCTGGGCAGGCTGCTCAAG TACTCCTCTGGAGAGTGGATCCAGCCTGCAGAAGGGACGCTGGTGGGTGCCCTGGACTTGGGGGGAGCCTCCACCCAGATCAGCTTCCTGCCCCGCGGCCCCATCCTGGACGAGAGCACCCGAGCGACCTTCCGTTTGTACGGAGCCGACTACAGCATCTACACTCACAGCTACCTCTGCTTTGGGCGGGACCAGATGCTCAACAGGCTGCTGGCTGCGCTGGTGCAG AGCCGCCCCGGGGCCCTCCTGCGTCACCCATGCTACCTCAGCGGTTTCCAGACCACGCTGCCCTTGGCCTCCCTCTATGAGTCGCCCTGTGTCCACATGGCAGCCCAGCTGGACCTCACCCAGAACCTCACTGTTGAGGGCACAGGCAACCCCGGGGCCTGCCTGGCTGCCATCCGGGAGCTCTTCAACTTCTCCAGCTGCCAGGGCCCAGAAGACTGTGCCTTCAACGGGGTCTACCAGCCCCCAGTGCAGGGCCAGTTCTAC GCCTTCTCCAACTTCTACTACACCTTCCACTTCCTGAACCTCACCTCCAGGCAGCCACTCCGCACTGTGAACGCCACCATCTGGGAGTTCTGCCAGAGGCCCTGGAGGCTG CCCCTGGCCCTGGGCCCAGGTGGAAGACAGCTACCCGGGGCAGGAGCGCTGGCTGCAGGACTACTGCGCTTCCAGCCTGTACATCCTCACGCTGCTGGAGGCCTTTGGGTTCAGGGAGGAGACCTGGGCCAACATCGAGTTTCAGAAGCAG GCTGGTGGCACTGA
- the Entpd8 gene encoding ectonucleoside triphosphate diphosphohydrolase 8 isoform X1, whose protein sequence is MLGADSLHPITTPGPGRCRQGVEDSRCARGRPVAPRYTASFTCFYKVTASPDASPIAAMALSWKERVFMALLGTATASGLTVLVLILVEATNILLPADTKFGIVFDAGSSHTSLFVYQWPADKEKDTGLVSQALACQVEGPGISSYTSDPTQAGESLKGCLEEALALIPENQYRGTPLFLGATAGMRLLSQKNSSQAGDILAAVSGVLGQSPLDFWGAEILAGQDEGAFAWITINYVLGRLLKYSSGEWIQPAEGTLVGALDLGGASTQISFLPRGPILDESTRATFRLYGADYSIYTHSYLCFGRDQMLNRLLAALVQSRPGALLRHPCYLSGFQTTLPLASLYESPCVHMAAQLDLTQNLTVEGTGNPGACLAAIRELFNFSSCQGPEDCAFNGVYQPPVQGQFYAFSNFYYTFHFLNLTSRQPLRTVNATIWEFCQRPWRLVEDSYPGQERWLQDYCASSLYILTLLEAFGFREETWANIEFQKQAGGTDIGWTLGYMLNLTGMIPAEAPAQWRAQSYGVWVAGVVFVVLTLTAILGAAAVQLLWVQD, encoded by the exons ATGCTGGGGGCAGACTCGCTCCACCCCATTACCACGCCAGGGCCAGGCCGGTGTAGACAAGGGGTGGAGGACAGCAGGTGTGCAAGAGGACGGCCAGTTGCACCCAGGTACACTGCTTCCTTCACCTGCTTCTACAAGGTGACTGCCAGCCCAG ACGCCAGCCCCATAGCTGCCATGGCGCTGTCCTGGAAGGAGCGAGTTTTCATGGCTCTGCTGGGGACCGCAACAGCCTCAGGCCTCACGGTGCTGGTCCTCATCCTGGTGGAGGCCACCAACATCCTGCTGCCCGCAGACACAAAG TTTGGGATTGTGTTCGACGCCGGCTCTTCCCACACCTCTCTCTTTGTGTACCAGTGGCCAGCAGACAAGGAGAAGGACACGGGTTTGGTCAGCCAGGCCCTGGCTTGCCAGGTGGAAG GGCCTGGAATCTCCTCCTACACCTCTGACCCCACACAGGCTGGCGAGAGCCTGAagggctgcctggaggaggcGCTGGCACTAATCCCAGAGAACCAGTACCGGGGAACACCCCTGTTCCTGGGGGCCACGGCCGGCATGAGGCTGCTCAG CCAGAAGAACAGCTCGCAGGCAGGGGACATCCTTGCAGCGGTGTCTGGGGTCCTGGGCCAGTCTCCTCTGGACTTCTGGGGTGCTGAGATCCTGGCTGGCCAGGATGAAGGTGCTTTTGCTTGGATCACCATCAACTATGTCCTGGGCAGGCTGCTCAAG TACTCCTCTGGAGAGTGGATCCAGCCTGCAGAAGGGACGCTGGTGGGTGCCCTGGACTTGGGGGGAGCCTCCACCCAGATCAGCTTCCTGCCCCGCGGCCCCATCCTGGACGAGAGCACCCGAGCGACCTTCCGTTTGTACGGAGCCGACTACAGCATCTACACTCACAGCTACCTCTGCTTTGGGCGGGACCAGATGCTCAACAGGCTGCTGGCTGCGCTGGTGCAG AGCCGCCCCGGGGCCCTCCTGCGTCACCCATGCTACCTCAGCGGTTTCCAGACCACGCTGCCCTTGGCCTCCCTCTATGAGTCGCCCTGTGTCCACATGGCAGCCCAGCTGGACCTCACCCAGAACCTCACTGTTGAGGGCACAGGCAACCCCGGGGCCTGCCTGGCTGCCATCCGGGAGCTCTTCAACTTCTCCAGCTGCCAGGGCCCAGAAGACTGTGCCTTCAACGGGGTCTACCAGCCCCCAGTGCAGGGCCAGTTCTAC GCCTTCTCCAACTTCTACTACACCTTCCACTTCCTGAACCTCACCTCCAGGCAGCCACTCCGCACTGTGAACGCCACCATCTGGGAGTTCTGCCAGAGGCCCTGGAGGCTG GTGGAAGACAGCTACCCGGGGCAGGAGCGCTGGCTGCAGGACTACTGCGCTTCCAGCCTGTACATCCTCACGCTGCTGGAGGCCTTTGGGTTCAGGGAGGAGACCTGGGCCAACATCGAGTTTCAGAAGCAG GCTGGTGGCACTGACATCGGCTGGACACTGGGCTACATGCTGAACCTGACGGGCATGATCCCGGCCGAGGCGCCAGCCCAGTGGCGGGCACAGAGCTATGGCGTCTGGGTGGCCGGCGTGGTGTTTGTGGTGCTGACCCTCACAGCCATCCTGGGGGCGGCTGCAGTGCAGCTCCTCTGGGTCCAGGACTAG
- the Noxa1 gene encoding NADPH oxidase activator 1 isoform X1, protein MRSLGDQVRDWHLGAQAVARGDWSSALRLFSGISEQPARILFNVGCVHLLAGDPEAALQAFDQAVTKDPCMAVGFLQRGVANFQLERFQGALSDFQLALAQLRGNTVIDYTQLGLRFRLQAWEVLFNVASAQCQLGLWTQAADTLVEAISKWPERAQDGLDTALNQVQKQATLQPRQVPRGEVFRPPRRHLEHLQPVDFLGKAKVVVSAIPSDQHSGLQPQQGWRADNKAGLETAPWARGLDRQRAGAHRSPDPAETEVASDQAPQAELFVPGISREPAREPGGHQVEPSGKKTPAPTGPPISGGPGPNACEDPLGAGGADAEGPESSVTVTVQCAFTVALKAPRGADLSHLRALLAQALPHQAQQGQFSYRAPNDAAPWTPLPGEEQLQSAWRDAALGPRGLQLQCRGAGGRPVLRQVVAQHDYLAQEPEDLDLRRGDVVDVLCEGSRAQPFPGTVGAAQAQGAAGLSVTHVSHSGRGVAGGSPGWPHWHFPQVLRGGRQHL, encoded by the exons ATGCGTTCGCTTGGGGACCAGGTGCGCGACTGGCACCTGGGCGCACAGGCTGTGGCGCGCGGGGACTGGAGCAGTGCGCTGCGCCTCTTCTCGGGCATCTCAGAGCAGCCCGCTAGGATTCTCTTCAACGTGGGCTGCGTGCATCTGCTGGCTGGGGACCCCGAGGCCGCGCTGCAG GCATTTGACCAAGCAGTGACGAAGGACCCCTGCATGGCTGTTGGGTTTCTCCAGCGAGGAGTGGCCAACTTCCAGCTGGAGAG GTTCCAGGGGGCCCTGTCCGACTTTCAGCTGGCCCTGGCACAGCTGAGGGGCAACACTGTCATCGACTACACACAGCTGGGCCTGCGCTTCAGGCTGCAGGCTTGGGAG GTGCTGTTCAATGTGGCATCTGCACAGTGCCAACTAGGGCTGTGGACCCAGGCTGCTGACACCCTGGTGGAGGCCATCTCCAAGTGGCCAGAGAGGGCCCAGGACGGCCTGGACACCGCTTTGAACCAAGTGCAG AAACAGGCTACCCTACAGCCCCGGCAGGTTCCCAGGGGTGAGGTGTTCCGGCCCCCCCGGCGGCACCTGGAGCATCTGCAGCCAGTGGACTTTCTCGGCAAGGCCAAG GTGGTAGTGTCTGCCATCCCCAGTGACCAACACTCAGGTCTCCAGCCTCAGCAG GGATGGAGAGCTGACAACAAAGCTGGTCTGGAGACTGCACCATG GGCCCGAGGCTTAGACCGCCAGAGAGCTGGCGCCCACCGCAGTCCTGACCCTGCAGAGACGGAGGTGGCTTCGGACCAGGCGCCGCAGGCTGAGCTCTTCGTGCCAGGCATCAGCCGCGAGCCAGCGCGTGAGCCCGGG GGGCACCAGGTGGAGCCAAGTGGCAAGAAGACACCTGCACCCACAG GGCCACCAATATCTGGGGGGCCTGGTCCCAACGCCTGTGAGGACCCCTTGGGTGCTGGG GGAGCAGATGCAGAAGGCCCTGAATCCTCTGTGACTGTCACCGTGCAGTGTGCCTTCACAGTGGCCCTGAAGGCCCCAAGAGGAGCTGATCTGTCCCACCTGCGGGCACTGCTGGCTCAGGCCCTCCCGCACCAGGCCCAGCAGGGGCAGTTCAG TTACCGAGCCCCCAACGATGCTGCACCCTGGACCCCCCTCCCTGGGGAGGAGCAGCTGCAGAGTGCCTGGAGGGACGCGGCCCTGGGGCCCCGAGGGCTGCAGCTCCAGTGCCGG GGGGCTGGGGGCCGTCCGGTCCTCCGCCAGGTGGTGGCCCAGCATGACTACCTGGCCCAGGAGCCAGAGGACCTGGACCTTCGTCGCGGGGATGTGGTGGATGTCCTGTGTGAAGGTAGTCGGGCACAGCCCTTCCCTGGCACTGTGGGGGCTGCCCAGGCACAGGGTGCTGCTGGGCTGAGTGTTACCCACGTGTCTCACAGTGGACGAGGCGTGGCTGGAGGGTCACCTGGATGGCCGCATTGGCATTTTCCCCAAGTGCTTCGTGGTGGCAGACAGCACCTGTGA
- the Noxa1 gene encoding NADPH oxidase activator 1 isoform X2 produces the protein MRSLGDQVRDWHLGAQAVARGDWSSALRLFSGISEQPARILFNVGCVHLLAGDPEAALQAFDQAVTKDPCMAVGFLQRGVANFQLERFQGALSDFQLALAQLRGNTVIDYTQLGLRFRLQAWEVLFNVASAQCQLGLWTQAADTLVEAISKWPERAQDGLDTALNQVQKQATLQPRQVPRGEVFRPPRRHLEHLQPVDFLGKAKVVVSAIPSDQHSGLQPQQGWRADNKAGLETAPWARGLDRQRAGAHRSPDPAETEVASDQAPQAELFVPGISREPAREPGGHQVEPSGKKTPAPTGPPISGGPGPNACEDPLGAGGADAEGPESSVTVTVQCAFTVALKAPRGADLSHLRALLAQALPHQAQQGQFSYRAPNDAAPWTPLPGEEQLQSAWRDAALGPRGLQLQCRGAGGRPVLRQVVAQHDYLAQEPEDLDLRRGDVVDVLCEVDEAWLEGHLDGRIGIFPKCFVVADSTCEEPTPGPRPQAQAVQERL, from the exons ATGCGTTCGCTTGGGGACCAGGTGCGCGACTGGCACCTGGGCGCACAGGCTGTGGCGCGCGGGGACTGGAGCAGTGCGCTGCGCCTCTTCTCGGGCATCTCAGAGCAGCCCGCTAGGATTCTCTTCAACGTGGGCTGCGTGCATCTGCTGGCTGGGGACCCCGAGGCCGCGCTGCAG GCATTTGACCAAGCAGTGACGAAGGACCCCTGCATGGCTGTTGGGTTTCTCCAGCGAGGAGTGGCCAACTTCCAGCTGGAGAG GTTCCAGGGGGCCCTGTCCGACTTTCAGCTGGCCCTGGCACAGCTGAGGGGCAACACTGTCATCGACTACACACAGCTGGGCCTGCGCTTCAGGCTGCAGGCTTGGGAG GTGCTGTTCAATGTGGCATCTGCACAGTGCCAACTAGGGCTGTGGACCCAGGCTGCTGACACCCTGGTGGAGGCCATCTCCAAGTGGCCAGAGAGGGCCCAGGACGGCCTGGACACCGCTTTGAACCAAGTGCAG AAACAGGCTACCCTACAGCCCCGGCAGGTTCCCAGGGGTGAGGTGTTCCGGCCCCCCCGGCGGCACCTGGAGCATCTGCAGCCAGTGGACTTTCTCGGCAAGGCCAAG GTGGTAGTGTCTGCCATCCCCAGTGACCAACACTCAGGTCTCCAGCCTCAGCAG GGATGGAGAGCTGACAACAAAGCTGGTCTGGAGACTGCACCATG GGCCCGAGGCTTAGACCGCCAGAGAGCTGGCGCCCACCGCAGTCCTGACCCTGCAGAGACGGAGGTGGCTTCGGACCAGGCGCCGCAGGCTGAGCTCTTCGTGCCAGGCATCAGCCGCGAGCCAGCGCGTGAGCCCGGG GGGCACCAGGTGGAGCCAAGTGGCAAGAAGACACCTGCACCCACAG GGCCACCAATATCTGGGGGGCCTGGTCCCAACGCCTGTGAGGACCCCTTGGGTGCTGGG GGAGCAGATGCAGAAGGCCCTGAATCCTCTGTGACTGTCACCGTGCAGTGTGCCTTCACAGTGGCCCTGAAGGCCCCAAGAGGAGCTGATCTGTCCCACCTGCGGGCACTGCTGGCTCAGGCCCTCCCGCACCAGGCCCAGCAGGGGCAGTTCAG TTACCGAGCCCCCAACGATGCTGCACCCTGGACCCCCCTCCCTGGGGAGGAGCAGCTGCAGAGTGCCTGGAGGGACGCGGCCCTGGGGCCCCGAGGGCTGCAGCTCCAGTGCCGG GGGGCTGGGGGCCGTCCGGTCCTCCGCCAGGTGGTGGCCCAGCATGACTACCTGGCCCAGGAGCCAGAGGACCTGGACCTTCGTCGCGGGGATGTGGTGGATGTCCTGTGTGAAG TGGACGAGGCGTGGCTGGAGGGTCACCTGGATGGCCGCATTGGCATTTTCCCCAAGTGCTTCGTGGTGGCAGACAGCACCTGTGAGGAGCCCACACCCGGCCCCAGACCCCAGGCCCAAGCTGTCCAGGAGAGACTTTAA
- the Entpd8 gene encoding ectonucleoside triphosphate diphosphohydrolase 8 isoform X3 → MALSWKERVFMALLGTATASGLTVLVLILVEATNILLPADTKFGIVFDAGSSHTSLFVYQWPADKEKDTGLVSQALACQVEGPGISSYTSDPTQAGESLKGCLEEALALIPENQYRGTPLFLGATAGMRLLSQKNSSQAGDILAAVSGVLGQSPLDFWGAEILAGQDEGAFAWITINYVLGRLLKYSSGEWIQPAEGTLVGALDLGGASTQISFLPRGPILDESTRATFRLYGADYSIYTHSYLCFGRDQMLNRLLAALVQSRPGALLRHPCYLSGFQTTLPLASLYESPCVHMAAQLDLTQNLTVEGTGNPGACLAAIRELFNFSSCQGPEDCAFNGVYQPPVQGQFYAFSNFYYTFHFLNLTSRQPLRTVNATIWEFCQRPWRLVEDSYPGQERWLQDYCASSLYILTLLEAFGFREETWANIEFQKQAGGTDIGWTLGYMLNLTGMIPAEAPAQWRAQSYGVWVAGVVFVVLTLTAILGAAAVQLLWVQD, encoded by the exons ATGGCGCTGTCCTGGAAGGAGCGAGTTTTCATGGCTCTGCTGGGGACCGCAACAGCCTCAGGCCTCACGGTGCTGGTCCTCATCCTGGTGGAGGCCACCAACATCCTGCTGCCCGCAGACACAAAG TTTGGGATTGTGTTCGACGCCGGCTCTTCCCACACCTCTCTCTTTGTGTACCAGTGGCCAGCAGACAAGGAGAAGGACACGGGTTTGGTCAGCCAGGCCCTGGCTTGCCAGGTGGAAG GGCCTGGAATCTCCTCCTACACCTCTGACCCCACACAGGCTGGCGAGAGCCTGAagggctgcctggaggaggcGCTGGCACTAATCCCAGAGAACCAGTACCGGGGAACACCCCTGTTCCTGGGGGCCACGGCCGGCATGAGGCTGCTCAG CCAGAAGAACAGCTCGCAGGCAGGGGACATCCTTGCAGCGGTGTCTGGGGTCCTGGGCCAGTCTCCTCTGGACTTCTGGGGTGCTGAGATCCTGGCTGGCCAGGATGAAGGTGCTTTTGCTTGGATCACCATCAACTATGTCCTGGGCAGGCTGCTCAAG TACTCCTCTGGAGAGTGGATCCAGCCTGCAGAAGGGACGCTGGTGGGTGCCCTGGACTTGGGGGGAGCCTCCACCCAGATCAGCTTCCTGCCCCGCGGCCCCATCCTGGACGAGAGCACCCGAGCGACCTTCCGTTTGTACGGAGCCGACTACAGCATCTACACTCACAGCTACCTCTGCTTTGGGCGGGACCAGATGCTCAACAGGCTGCTGGCTGCGCTGGTGCAG AGCCGCCCCGGGGCCCTCCTGCGTCACCCATGCTACCTCAGCGGTTTCCAGACCACGCTGCCCTTGGCCTCCCTCTATGAGTCGCCCTGTGTCCACATGGCAGCCCAGCTGGACCTCACCCAGAACCTCACTGTTGAGGGCACAGGCAACCCCGGGGCCTGCCTGGCTGCCATCCGGGAGCTCTTCAACTTCTCCAGCTGCCAGGGCCCAGAAGACTGTGCCTTCAACGGGGTCTACCAGCCCCCAGTGCAGGGCCAGTTCTAC GCCTTCTCCAACTTCTACTACACCTTCCACTTCCTGAACCTCACCTCCAGGCAGCCACTCCGCACTGTGAACGCCACCATCTGGGAGTTCTGCCAGAGGCCCTGGAGGCTG GTGGAAGACAGCTACCCGGGGCAGGAGCGCTGGCTGCAGGACTACTGCGCTTCCAGCCTGTACATCCTCACGCTGCTGGAGGCCTTTGGGTTCAGGGAGGAGACCTGGGCCAACATCGAGTTTCAGAAGCAG GCTGGTGGCACTGACATCGGCTGGACACTGGGCTACATGCTGAACCTGACGGGCATGATCCCGGCCGAGGCGCCAGCCCAGTGGCGGGCACAGAGCTATGGCGTCTGGGTGGCCGGCGTGGTGTTTGTGGTGCTGACCCTCACAGCCATCCTGGGGGCGGCTGCAGTGCAGCTCCTCTGGGTCCAGGACTAG